The genome window ctccccgtacatgtgaatggagggtgcaaatttctttttcacagaatgtagccatgtagggtatcaaatgaaaggtcttaattagtacttttcgaatctggttcaatatttgatattagatgaaacataggggagtgagggttcaaaatatgaccgacaaaaagtgtaacaggtctcgttctcagaacctatccaaccgaaaaatctgaaaaaaatcacagtggtgcatctctacgaaaactaggcctcaaaatatatccggtttcgatatctacacaaataaagttaataatagtatatttccacattttagaaatttacccggcacccccccttatgttaatcccagaagtacaaaatttggcatgcctgtaacgaagaatataatgcacagtttggtgaaGTTCGAAGAGAattcaacaattattaacaaagttatagggggtgaaactttagaatttttcgtgaatttcgtgcactcaacaacctgcatgacgtcatcatcacatatcaattcgtcagtaccacaacacaattcttatgaattgggtcccagagaattattttgttttagttttttagttatttgtcagccagacatgtgtgtatgtaggtatatagtatatgcgtgctaatgaactttgcgggtagtgcctaattcagatagatagaagaagtaaatcggaaatatgggtacgatcaatttatatacgtgcatatatgtgtacagtattcggtaataggcagtttgtttgtttagggtgaacgtgatatctatggctgcaatatgtacgtatgtctcgtagtttggaaaaatatgaaggattatgttggatttgtaactatatacggacagaaaaatgtgcgttgaagtttcttccataagatgaacacaaaacctttatacccgaagcgcgagcttccggtattccgacttgtttctgtctAGAGTGGCACCCATgcatgtcaggtccactataggccCAAGGTCCCTTCTCCTGAAGGTGTATATTTAAAGCCATTTCGTTGCCTGGCTGCTCCATTCAAGAATCCACGCATTAAAATATCCTATTATGGTTGTTGGCTCACGTCCTCTTAGCAGAATACTCAGCATCCGCTGACGCCTGCAATGTGCTGATGGTCGACACCTTCTTTCCCTTTGCAAAGTGTGCACCTTGGGTCAGTTAACCAGTCTTTGCTGATATGACTCCCCCCTCCTCATCTTCGGCATTGCTTTGACTTGCCATCGTCCTGTGACCGAAACCAAGATCGTTTCAGTCGCACCTGCCCACAAAGACGACACGTTTGACTGCTGTCTCTACTGGTAGTCTGATGATGGCAGTTTGTGTCTCGCCATAGACCTTCCACAGCGTTTTTGTCGTTGGCTCTTGAAGTTCGATAAGGTCGATTTGTTTTTCGAAGAGCTCGCGAATCTCCTCCTCGATGCTGACCCCGCAGACTATGGAGATTTCCGGCCTGCTAGCCTTTGTCCCAGCTCCGTCCAATTTGGTACAAGAATTTGTGTGCAGTTATATTCTTGGGTTTCCTAGGTTTGACCATGAAGTCTcctttctattctattctattttctTCCGAATTGGCGTATTATGAGTCTGCCTTCACTCGGCTGAAAATGTCAGTCTCCTCGTTTGGTGACGATGATAGTTTTCAGTCGTATCCTCCTCCTCCAATTTCTCATTTTTCGAGGTGCCCCCTTTACGCAGGCTTTCACACCCTTCTTGTGGAGTCCACTGCATTTGTCCGGAATTGCTGCCACGTGAGCTTCGTCCACAAGTTTCCCAAATCTAGGCACCAGCACCAGGTTCGCCGATTTCATAATGCATGAAAGATCCTCTTGGCAAGCATGCTTCAGAAGTACTGCGAGAAGGACCACTCTCGGTAGATCTACGTGATCCAGGTTAAGATTCGAAACGCGAAAGGCATATCAGAATGGTTCCGTATTCTTGTCGGTATTCACAAACACGCTTGTCCATCAGCTAGTGCTAGAAATGTTTTACTACCTTCCTGGCTCGTTATATTTCCGTTTTCTTCTTGTAAAACTAAGGAGCTCATACCTCACACTTTGACACCCTTAATAATTTGGACTCAGCCTTTGATTATCTGATTTTTCCAGTCAGCTCGTCCCCCCAATGCATCGATTGGCTCAACAGCTGGATTAAAGCGCATGATCAACTCTACAGCCAGAAATTCCTCCAGGCGGCGGAAACATTCAAATCCTTGAATCAAATATCGAAAATACGCAACAACGAACTCCTTCTCGTCAACATCGGTGAGAGCTACTACTACAACGGAAGCTACGCATTAGCCCTACGCTTCCTCTCACAggctcacaaaaaaaaacctaataTGATCGAAGGACTTCAATCACTTGCGGCCATCTATTACTATCTCGACAAATTAGCTGAACTCGaaaagctgactccgccctccCTGAACATTTCCGAATACACAGCAGAAAATTGGTTTGTTCTCGGTCAGACATTGTATGCAGGCGGGAAATTTGAGAAAGCAGCATATTTCGCGCAGAAGTCAATCTATCAGAATCCACGAAACGCTGAAGCGTATTTGTTGAAGATgaggatattttttcaattgaagaagTATCGGGACGCATTGAATTTCCTGCGAACTGTTCAGAATATTGCACCGTATCGGTTTGAAGCGATCAAGGGAATTGTGGATTGTTATTTGGCAACAAATCGAGTGGCTGATGCACAGACAATTGCAGCACATGCAGTTAGGACTATTGGGCAAACGCCTAGGACATTGGTGGTAAGTTTTTGACTTGACTGATTTGAATTGTTATTGACTAGTTAATATTTCGGATATTGACGGCAGGATTTCCGCTTATGTTTCCCTCAGTCTTAGAGAGAGTCCCTGACAGTACCAACTGATGACTTATTGAAAGCATATGCTCCaaaagaattcctggaggatgtgctctcggctcGGTTATGTGTAGTTTGCCCCCGTGTGGGCGTTTAATGTGTGGTatggttgtgcccatatcgggctcaagcgtggagctGCGTTGTATCCTTtgccacgtactcgaggagggcgatcagacccgagtctgcaagggactcatctgaagtggctctgtcaCGAAGTCTCATCGGGGGTAATCTGGTACCATGGTAactgggatggccctctgagagcatatgctccaggagactTCCTGGAGGGTGTGTTCTCGGTCCCGTTACTTGGGATTGGCCCCCTAGGggcagtttcatggtggttgtggttatgcctacatcgtgggcagagctcctcggaactcaagcgtggagttgcgctatacaactcgggtgccgtactccttagttgcggcagaggtgctagatcggcctcgcatccactggtatgaatgctgagcctgcactcagtgtaaaccagtaccgctgtgctagtcatggctctgattgtggtcccaaaatcaatccgtgtccgaagaggaccgtgggattatgcctacacggcaggtactcacgttaaacccccaggactttcatgtaccCTTTGCCAAAGTTTCCGATACCTTTCTCATGATTTCTTTCAGGTTTTCCACAGTTTATGGATGAATCTTACAAAGATCATCGATGTAAAATGCTTTTTTGATGACCCACTCCGTTTCCTCGTCGGACTCATTATCCGAGGCTACCTGTTGAAACGTCCTGATCACTTGCCAAGTAGCACAGTCCATTAATCTCTTATCTCTTTGACTGCATGTCACTTTAAACGATCGTCCGGGAGCGGCAGAATTTGCCGAAGTTTCTTGATTATatcaacaccaacaaaaaagAACAATTTTCGGATTCGGATGATcatcattcgaaataaatttccgcccccagatgaaacctaagagtttcagcgactgaacctggacctgcgttccccatcattctGCGAAGCGCGACGTTGTTTTGGgacgcacacgggcttcagcctagataggagaccgcctttttgtatCCTCCGATCTCAAgctgcgtgcacgtgtccagttccttgggcgcgcaggcaggtgcggacgagtgtcgggtgggaggtgttgCTTTGAAGCGTCGAAAAGCAGGTGCAAcaatcccgactctgtgagacccgatctcttgttgaagaccggatcacttgggagccttggattctccccgtatacacttcttttcttacatacctggtgactttacacttctggcatgtgatgcactttctggcccaggagttgacaaccttattcatggagggtcagaaccgaagatgggcaactcccgaaatttgggGTTTGATTTGAgtctctgaagtactgcgtcatcctcctgcgccgtggcgatagccgagaagtcgagtgaggcggggatggttacctcggagacacgtgacaaagcgtcagcaactatgttgtccttgctggacacgtgctgtatgtctgacgtgaactggcttataaagctcaggtgtcgaagctgacgaggggacgttttgttgggcttttgtttcaaagcatacgtgagaggtttatggtccgtgaacactgtgaacggcctgccttctagggagaagcggaagtatttaatgctcaagtacgcggcgagcagttctttATATACacttaacaataataatttgaacGCCGGAGGAGACGGTATCGACACTTTTTACGAAATTTTCATCGTTGGATTTCCACTCTTTTGGCgagttattttttattttggtctGTGCGTCAAACGCCCGCTTTGGGGGGCGTCAGTGGTGTTTCTGTTTTGATCGAGcgggcatttgtgggtgcgacctGGCGCGGTCAAAGTAGGTCCTTATAGAATTCGATATTGCCGCGTCTTCGACAAAAACTCGGGTCGGAAAATCAGCTTTGGATATGTCGTTGGACAAttaagacgcggcaggcccatcggaccctcaggtgaccgccctcgctttgcgcgtccctccattttggcAACGAAATCCGCAGCTGTGGTTCGTCCAcctggaagcgcagttccagatgtccggggtAACGGCAGACGCGATGAAATTCAACTATGCGATTGTACGTCTAGATGAGGAATCCATCCATCTACGCGATTGTAGGTCTAGATGAGGAATCCATCCATCCCGACATAGTAAAGTCGGCATCCTACACATTGTTCAAGACCGAATTGATCAAGCGTCTGTCGGTAAGcgagtcagctaagctggatcacttgctgcagATTTGaggttgggcgatcgaactcccagccaattgcttcacgaactgaggcaattgggtgggagcaagatcgacgacgacttgctgctctggctgcgtcgactcccggagggcacccagtcggtcctcgcgtgtgtctccggttctttggaggcgctggcagctgcggccgataaggtgcacggggtgcacgcgcgtccaaccatagcggccgttcagcagccttctgaCGAATTTGGCGAACTGAAGCGCGAGATTAACGCGCTAGTGGCAAGTATGGCTGACATGAGGGCAACGCTGGacactcagcgttcgggcggcaggtcgcgagctcactcgcggtctaCTGCTCGAAAAGAGCGATCGGGTCGCAGGTCGttaggacaacctacggaccgaagcacttgttggtaccatcgtaaattcggcgataaagctacCAAGAAACTaccaaaaaactaggtccacgGCCACCCAGAATGCAGCGCCACCTCGCCTAACAATTTTtaaccccctcagcaggcgcggagttcgatcagcacgtggtcaatttgattgaaagtggtcccatctggagagacccacgtatgtttgtggaccacttttcgcgcaaaccaagtactttcaACAATTATTTCgtgcgataacagcaggtttcatctttttgctgactaagaaacctactccgagcacatggtttactggatgcccgcaataatatatggtgtagcggcttttctccaggGAACTGgtctctgtccatcgcatctcttgtaacgctgttacatcagccttatattggagcagggtatcggctagctgctcagcatcattcggtctgtacagggagcgcacattccatgagaaaatacgcaaatcgttaatgcgatgtcgttgccgggttcgtcgttgtaaaatccatcctgtccgaggctcctttcgtggcttcgtaacatcggttttccgtgtagggttgtcagtcctacccaacccccaacctggaaaaAATTTGGTCCCGTTTACatccatccttctccatctgcaatttttcataaagaaagaactcccagcgaccacgtggaggtggagaaagggtttggtagtagagctgttgatgtttgttcagcaggcgtttcctaggttttatgctggGTACCAAtgggggtaccaatccacgtttcgctctcggatatatactaccctttgaccgccgaatttctcaagatcgggctgcgaaaacgacacttttggtttgcattgtGATATCACCAGAATGTCCACCGATCACCACAATATCAACggtattcacatcaactttaCAAGAATCAGATATGAATTTACAAGCACGAACAACATCCAAAGTAGAAACACCGAATAGACGACGGGGATAGTACTTTCCTTTGAATTTTAGAACTTTTGCGGCAATTGATACACACAAGTTCACAGGATTTGTAATAACCACAATTAAAACCAATGGCAGAAGTCAAAtcgcgaacgataccagcattAGTGTTGAATAAATCATCTCGAGTCCTTCCAGATTTAGGCGGCACGCCCACTGGGATAACAACTCCATCGGCGCCTTTAAAACAATCAGCAACTTGCTCTGCTCCAACGTATCCCTTTACATTCCTCGCTGTGTCGATGTGGGAAAGATCCGCTTCAAGAGTCAGGACAGGGGTTGCTCGATACCACCAGATATTCCAGCGAAAATTCCTCGATCGTTACCTCCCGTCTTCACGGCTGTCTCCGGTCCAATCCAAACCTCTTCTTCTATCCCACCGGCCAGTCCAGCTGTTCAACCAagaaccggtccccatgccgctacgctcgccttgaactctgttgagttcatgttgcaacAACATGCGTgtgcgcctacggatgcggcaaatcattcctctctgtcaagattaattcgcccgaatgcattcaataatgtgcaatctgcggctaacattagggtaattgcacattatgaaatgccaTTATTtgggcaaattaattcagaaagaggcgaatgagattccgctcccgtcgcgaagccgcggtcactacacttGGTCTTCCAAAACCAGAGCTCAACATTGAAAATAAGAAATACCAAAGGCGAATTTGAACTCCCCAAAAGCAATTAGGATTGCAACAAATACCAAACGTTAAACTTTAGCTTCAACAACTGGAGCTGGAGCGTCAGTTCTCAAAAGACACAGGAAAAAACCCAACGAACATGCATAGCTTTCCACAGGAATTAGGAACCGAAAATCCACGAAAAACCACAAGTTAAACCTTAGTTCCCACAAACGAACTGACGCTTAAGTTCAAAGAAAACACAGCAAAAacggaaaataaacaaaaatattaggcgaagacggctttacggtttcttaccagggcagaggcaaatcgtcagatgctgcctcacctctgccctgggagcagcgtgcccgcagcgactcgcagatgttaagtgctcgttcatataattcgcagaacgcgacatgactgcgaattatattgagcataAATTCGCCTACCCCCTGTTGCCAAAGTTTGTCCAGAGCTAAacgtatttttttaaggtttgcggggtcctaagtcccacatccacttgatgtcgattCGTGATTATGAAATCTTCTTGGCAAACTTTCATCAATCCCTGTTGTAGGAAGTCACAGCATCGCCAACTTCCTTTTTTAGCTGCTCCACCTTTAAATTATCGAAATTTTGATTGCGAAGACTTGGGGCTCATTATGTTCACCACAAGCATCCTGAACTGGAAGCAGTTCATGAGAAGATTACGACAGCAAAACAAACAAAGTCGAACACAATCGTCCATGACGGCCGGCGATTTGTACGTTGGGCACCCAAATAGATAAGCTTGCGCTCAACTATCGTGTCGTCAACAAATATATCTCGTCGTTGTGATGATGACAATCTCGAAGTCGAAATTTTGTCTGATACCAGCAACTTGATCATGAGAGCACGCCTTGCGAATGCCGCCAGTGTCAATCACACGCCCCACGTGGGAAGCATTCCTTTCCAGATTTTTAAGCGAGGAATGTCTCACGGATATTGGTGAAATTCTCGCTCGAGGTCGTAGGGATTAAAGATCTCGGACATCATTGATAGCATTTAGGAATATACACACTTCAAAAACCAATCTCCGTTCTTACTCGATGGGTCAAGGATCGGTGTCGAGTAGCCGGTCTTAGGTCCGAGTTTAATTGTTGACTACTCATCAATTATTGAAGCATCAGTGAGTCGGGCCCCATGCGCCCTTTGTATTTGGCTTTATCAAACTGTGTGAAATCCCCAGATAATACCAACGAATTGTAGATAATTGAGGACCTAAAAAATAACACCCCACGTTAGTGATCGATCGTCGATAGCCCCAATCTGATCACATAGTTCATGAATACTGCTTCAAACTATTAACATCGAAAATGCGAATATTCTCCTCATACTTTCAGCTACTCGCAAGGACCTTTCCCAAGGATGCAATGCATCGGAAAAAAGTTAAATCATATCTGACGAAAGCTCTCGAACTGGACGAGTACTACTATCCTGCCGTTTGTCTCCTAGCCGAAGTTATGCAAGATGAGGGCGATATTGCCGGTGCGTTGCGAGTGCTAAAAAAACAAGTGGCTGCTCATCCCAACGTGCGATTGCACTCTATGCTGGGAGATATTTTAAGCTCCGAAAAGGACATGGAAGCCGCCCTGGAACATTACACATCAGCTTTAAAGTAATTTATCACTTAACACTGGTGAGGGATTGAATTGATTTCCCTTTGTAGCTTAGATCCAACGAACATTCATGCATTAAGCGGCCTCAGCGCAATGGGATGCTCACGTAGTACGACCGCCAAACCGGAGGAATACTCATACAATACATCGTCAACAAATGATGAGCCGGCAATGGATTTCCAGGAGCACAGCTTTGAAATGGTAGAAATATCTCCTGCACTGGCTAATGCTGAGCCTGATGGTGAAGCGCTGTGGTCAGAAGCGTACGACAGCGAAGAGGAGGTTAACCATAATTAGCGGAGATGATCCGGGGAGTGTGATATTGGTGAATTGTGTGTTTATtgttatttaataaaaattagtATAAAAAATCCCATTTGGTACATTTTTGCCAAAGGCTCTTTTCACCTCGCTGACTATTGAACTAACCGCGTTAATGGTTTCGTTCTAGAAATCTCTTGCTTTCATCTCCGCTGATTTTCTTTGATAAGGGTCACCAAATGAACTAAGTAAAACTAGACAAATAAAACGATAAGACATTATTTTgaggatattttttttaaaacagttGATTACCATAAGAGCGAGTCCAATACTGGAGAACAAAGTAAGTTGTTTTAAGGAAGATAACTTCGAAATTTGGTTCAAACAGCCATCTTTGTAAAAATCCATCAGTTCGTCACTGCGCTTACAACTCGTTGGCACTGGTAGACCCCAATTTGCGTATTCTTTGTAAGAAGTCAGTCCGCAGCatttaaactgaaaataaagaaaGGACATTAGGGGTGGGATTAAGACGCCTGACATAGGTTCATTAGCGAAACACTCACTTGTTTTTGTATATCGTCAACATGATTTCTGTTATTTGGGTAATACTCGAAAATTCGCAACAGTTTCCCATATCTATACACTTGGAACTGATGAACGTTATATATCATATCAGGAAGCGTCAACAGAAAAAAGATAACGTAGCTTTGATATTTGTTCTGATTCTTATTCAGATTTTCCATTAAAACAACAATTATCCCCGACACCAATAACCTTATGAGCTCTATGACGCCTGGAAAGTATGGACAGAATAGAAATAAATCGATCCTTCCGTGACTTGGCTTGATAGGAGGCACTTACATCGTGTTACGGTTAAATCGAATTCTAGGTATAGAAGGAATATCCGCAACCCAACATATAGTATAAGAACCTGAAACGATATGTAAGAGAAAGCCAAAATCTGATTAGTCGACCGTCAGACCATAGCTGGTGACGACAaaaagggaagagctatcccaaaaaacctaaaaattggGCGAAAttgaatgctagcagttcggcgagatgtaGCCCGAagttcttggttctcacatattatctccctgtcaggacacagaaatttaatcacgtgccttgactcaggaTTCAACGAAGCAAAACCCACCcagggtaaactactctaatagagacgtgaagtctcgaggcggaAAACCATCTTTACAAGTTTCGACGTGAAAAATAATTCCAACTTCCCGTCACACACCACACTTCGCACCCTTCTTTCCCACTTCttccccttctttttctttttttttcttcgaaaaCCCAATTCCCTATCCATGTAGCACGGCAAAGCGCCCCACACGGACAAATTTCCCTTCCGTAGTCGAAGtccgaaaattcaaatttgaactttcgaaaattaatttcaaattgaaatattcGAAC of Hermetia illucens chromosome 4, iHerIll2.2.curated.20191125, whole genome shotgun sequence contains these proteins:
- the LOC119655005 gene encoding anaphase-promoting complex subunit 7, producing the protein MENTMLTQIKRLYEFEMYADVLSVASLLHTIAENDRSTLTYDQEYQLYLFEANAFYFERRFRCAELHYRLALQAKQFIMKQKNAFNAVCIDAINEYFPEPELKYRMAVSLQEIQQTTDAIKLLQSIPFKQRTPKINFLLAKLQHHNMNSKAAVNSYTDVLRECPLSLEAIRCLLELGTNGIEVNSLIVNVSSSPQCIDWLNSWIKAHDQLYSQKFLQAAETFKSLNQISKIRNNELLLVNIGESYYYNGSYALALRFLSQAHKKKPNMIEGLQSLAAIYYYLDKLAELEKLTPPSLNISEYTAENWFVLGQTLYAGGKFEKAAYFAQKSIYQNPRNAEAYLLKMRIFFQLKKYRDALNFLRTVQNIAPYRFEAIKGIVDCYLATNRVADAQTIAAHAVRTIGQTPRTLVLLARTFPKDAMHRKKVKSYLTKALELDEYYYPAVCLLAEVMQDEGDIAGALRVLKKQVAAHPNVRLHSMLGDILSSEKDMEAALEHYTSALNLDPTNIHALSGLSAMGCSRSTTAKPEEYSYNTSSTNDEPAMDFQEHSFEMVEISPALANAEPDGEALWSEAYDSEEEVNHN
- the LOC119655007 gene encoding uncharacterized protein LOC119655007; protein product: MFSKFPLSLVFVLILYVGLRIFLLYLEFDLTVTRCVIELIRLLVSGIIVVLMENLNKNQNKYQSYVIFFLLTLPDMIYNVHQFQVYRYGKLLRIFEYYPNNRNHVDDIQKQFKCCGLTSYKEYANWGLPVPTSCKRSDELMDFYKDGCLNQISKLSSLKQLTLFSSIGLALMFYLVHLVTLIKENQRR